From a single Brassica rapa cultivar Chiifu-401-42 chromosome A01, CAAS_Brap_v3.01, whole genome shotgun sequence genomic region:
- the LOC103869416 gene encoding putative 57 kDa heat shock protein isoform X2, whose product MAAVPLPAVPQSPEGFYAINNEFLMNGPKGFQEFKILENDIMFVRMDFPGVPEDGVSVTLDQSKTLVSVSAKAPRFHTHDLSHRNYFIITGLGCGCCEISGFTYHMTDGVLRLHLSKTNILHPQLPSCTSFLGGIRFKGDDLSGCPHRLPYNRNPYHPALTGPVLMRHPNVAEGTAMAYESKQLENGSLYVRLDMPGVPKDNFNVSVSSGRVKVTGQAPAVSHDSDGRFYSGDVAMLSAPIDVPSRPIKTIIKDGVIRLFIPSV is encoded by the exons ATGGCCGCCGTTCCTCTTCCTGCCGTCCCTCAGTCTCCCG AAGGGTTTTACGCAATCAACAACGAGTTTCTCATGAATGGGCCAAAAGGGTTTCAGGAGTTCAAAATTCTTGAGAACGACATCATGTTCGTGAGAATGGATTTTCCCGGCGTTCCAGAAGATGGCGTTAGTGTTACTCTTGATCAGTCCAAGACACTTGTGAGTGTCAGCGCCAAGGCACCCAGGTTCCATACACACGACTTGTCTCACCGGAACTACTTCATCATCACCGGACTCGGATGCGGATGCTGCGAGATCTCCGGCTTCACCTACCACATGACCGACGGTGTTCTCAGGCTTCATCTCTCCAAGACTAACATCCTCCATCCTCAACTCCCTTCCTGCACCT CGTTCCTCGGTGGCATACGTTTCAAAGGAGATG ATCTCAGTGGATGTCCTCATAGGCTTCCCTATAACAGGAATCCCTATC ACCCGGCTTTAACGGGTCCGGTGTTGATGCGTCACCCGAATGTGGCTGAAGGAACGGCTATGGCTTATGAGTCAAAGCAGCTCGAGAACGGCAGCCTATACGTGCGTTTAGACATGCCAGGTGTTCCCAAAGACAACTTCAACGTCTCCGTTTCGAGCGGGAGAGTGAAGGTGACTGGTCAAGCTCCTGCCGTTAGCCATGACTCCGATGGTCGCTTCTACTCTGGTGACGTGGCTATGCTTTCTGCTCCTATAGACGTTCCTAGCCGTCCGATCAAAACTATCATCAAGGATGGTGTCATTCGCCTCTTCATCCCTTCCGTTTGA
- the LOC103869398 gene encoding probable aspartyl protease At4g16563 produces the protein MLNSYTSCHHSIIILSTDHVFLLCTIKKSRPLLQIQKQSHTDISAMKTCCIFFLYLAIILQHCFYFSVSSSSPLLLPLSHSLSTSKHSSSPLHLLKSSSSRSSERFRRHHQKRQQHQLPLPLSSGSDYLLSLSVGSSSSVSLYLDTGSDLVWFPCRPFTCILCESKPPPSLTSLSSSATTVPCSSPSCSAAHSSLPSSDLCAISNCPLDLIETGECNNSSYPCPSFYYAYGDGSLVARLYSDSLSLPPLSVANFTFGCAHTTLAEPIGVAGFGRGRLSIPAQLASFAPHLGNSFSYCLVSHSFDSERVRRPSPLILGRFVEEKEKRVGADDDDDHKEKVEFVYTELLDNPKHPYFYSVSLQGISVGKRNIPAPAMLRRVDRNGGGGVVVDSGTTFTMLPAKFYNSVVEEFDSRVGRVHERADRVEPSSGMSPCYYLNQTVRVPALVLHFAGNGSSVTLPRRNYFYEFMDGEDGKQEKRKVGCLMLMNGGDESELRGGTGAILGNYQQQGFEVVYDLLNRRVGFAKRKCASYWDTLNQS, from the coding sequence atgttaaatagTTATACTTCATGCCATCAttcaataataattttatctacCGATCATGTCTTCTTGCTCTGTACTATAAAAAAGAGTCGACCTCTTCTTCAAATTCAAAAGCAGAGTCATACAGATATATCCGCCATGAAAACGTGTTGCATCTTCTTCCTCTACTTGGCGATTATTCTCCAACACTGTTTCTACTTCTCTGTTTCGTCATCATCACCTCTTCTTCTCCccctctctcactctctctcaaCCTCAAAACACTCTTCATCTCCTCTCCACCTCCTAAAGTCATCTTCCTCCCGCTCCTCTGAACGTTTCCGCCGCCACCACCAAAAACGCCAACAACATCAACTCCCCCTCCCACTATCTTCCGGCAGCGATTACCTTCTCTCCCTCTCCGtcggctcctcctcctccgtctcTCTTTACTTAGACACCGGAAGCGACCTCGTCTGGTTCCCTTGCCGTCCTTTCACCTGCATCCTCTGCGAATCCAAACCTCCTCCTTCTCTGACCTCCCTCTCCTCCTCCGCCACCACAGTCCCCTGCTCCTCCCCTTCTTGCTCCGCCGCACACTCCTCTCTCCCCTCCTCCGACCTCTGCGCCATCTCAAACTGTCCTCTCGACCTCATCGAAACCGGCGAATGCAACAACTCTTCCTACCCTTGTCCGTCTTTCTACTACGCCTACGGTGACGGCTCCCTCGTCGCACGTCTCTACTCCGACTCGCTCTCCCTCCCTCCCCTCTCCGTCGCTAACTTCACCTTCGGTTGCGCTCACACCACTCTCGCCGAACCCATCGGCGTCGCTGGCTTCGGACGCGGACGCCTCTCTATCCCCGCTCAGCTCGCCTCTTTCGCCCCTCACCTCGGTAACAGCTTCTCCTACTGCCTCGTCTCTCACTCGTTCGACTCGGAGCGAGTCCGCCGCCCGAGTCCACTCATCCTCGGACGCTTCGTCGAGGAGAAAGAGAAGCGTGTTGGagccgatgatgatgatgatcataaGGAGAAGGTCGAGTTCGTCTACACAGAGCTGCTTGATAACCCCAAGCATCCTTACTTCTACTCTGTTTCCCTCCAAGGAATCTCCGTCGGAAAACGGAATATTCCTGCTCCGGCGATGCTCAGACGAGTGGATAGGAACGGAGGCGGAGGAGTGGTCGTTGACTCGGGGACGACTTTCACGATGCTTCCCGCGAAATTCTACAATTCGGTGGTGGAGGAATTCGACAGTCGGGTCGGGCGGGTACACGAACGGGCTGATCGGGTCGAACCGAGTTCGGGGATGAGTCCTTGCTActatcttaaccagacggttagagtTCCGGCTCTGGTTTTGCATTTTGCCGGGAATGGTTCCAGTGTTACGCTCCCCAGGAGAAATTACTTTTATGAATTTATGGACGGTGAGGATGGGAAGCAAGAAAAGAGGAAAGTTGGATGTTTGATGCTGATGAACGGTGGAGATGAATCGGAGCTTCGAGGTGGGACCGGGGCGATTCTGGGAAATTACCAGCAGCAAGGTTTCGAAGTCGTGTATGATTTGTTGAATAGAAGGGTCGGGTTCGCTAAGAGGAAGTGCGCATCTTATTGGGATACGCTCAATCAAAGCTAA
- the LOC103869844 gene encoding autophagy-related protein 8f, which produces MAKSTFKEEHDLEKRSVEAARIREKYPDRIPVIVENGEKSDIPTIDKKKYLVPADLTVGQFVYVIRKRIKLSAEKAIFIFVDNVLPPTGALMSAVYEEKKDDDGFLYVTYSGENTFGSP; this is translated from the exons ATGGCAAAGAGCACATTCAAGGAAGAGCATGACCTAG AGAAAAGAAGTGTAGAGGCTGCTCGGATTAGAGAGAAATATCCAGATAGGATTCCG GTGATTGTTGAGAACGGTGAGAAGAGTGATATACCAACCATCGACAAGAAAAA ATACCTAGTCCCAGCTGATCTGACAGTGGGGCAGTTCGTGTATGTCATTCGCAAAAGAATCAAACTGAGTGCAGAAAAGGCTATCTTTATCTTTGTCGACAATGTTCTTCCTCCAACAG GTGCGTTAATGTCTGCTGTGTATGAAGAGAAAAAGGATGATGATGGTTTCCTCTATGTCACTTACAGTGGAGAGAACACATTTGGATCTCCATAG
- the LOC103869457 gene encoding cysteine proteinase inhibitor 4: protein MKCLICLSLILLPLISVVEGNLGGWTPIKDLSDPNIQAVAKYAVEEHNKQITGNLVFVKILKGKEQVVAGKTYSLTIAAKNGGAGTKNYEAVVVETMRSHHFGLQSFKAL, encoded by the coding sequence atgaaGTGTTTGATCTGTCTCTCTCTTATCCTCCTCCCTCTCATCTCCGTCGTGGAAGGTAATCTTGGTGGCTGGACGCCGATCAAGGATTTATCTGATCCCAACATCCAAGCGGTAGCCAAGTACGCGGTCGAAGAGCATAACAAGCAAATTACGGGGAATCTTGTGTTCGTGAAGATCCTCAAGGGAAAGGAGCAAGTGGTTGCCGGGAAGACGTACAGTCTGACCATCGCGGCAAAGAATGGCGGTGCTGGGACAAAGAACTACGAGGCTGTCGTGGTTGAAACGATGAGGAGTCATCACTTCGGCCTGCAGTCATTCAAGGCCTTATAG
- the LOC103869429 gene encoding napin-B, which translates to MANKLFLVSATLAFFFLLTNASIYRTVVEFDEDDATNPAGPFRIPKCRKEFQQAQHLKACQQWLHKQAMQSGSGPSWTLDGEFDFEDDMENPQGPQQRPPLLQQCCNELHQEEPLCVCPTLKGASKAVKQQIQQQQGQQQGKQQMVSRIYQTATHLPKVCNIPQVSVCPFQKTMPGPSY; encoded by the coding sequence ATGGCGAACAAGCTCTTCCTCGTCTCGGCAACTCtcgccttcttcttccttctcaccAATGCCTCCATCTACCGGACGGTGGTCGAGTTCGACGAAGATGATGCAACAAACCCAGCCGGCCCATTTAGGATTCCAAAATGTAGGAAGGAGTTTCAGCAAGCACAACACCTAAAAGCTTGCCAGCAATGGCTCCACAAGCAAGCAATGCAGTCTGGCAGTGGTCCTAGCTGGACCCTCGACGGTGAGTTTGACTTTGAAGACGACATGGAGAACCCCCAGGGTCCACAGCAGAGACCGCCTCTACTCCAGCAGTGCTGTAACGAGCTCCACCAGGAAGAGCCCCTTTGCGTTTGCCCAACCTTGAAAGGAGCATCCAAAGCGGTTAAACAACAAATTCAACAACAGCAGGGACAACAGCAAGGAAAGCAGCAAATGGTGAGCCGTATCTACCAGACAGCTACGCACTTACCTAAAGTTTGCAACATCCCGCAAGTTAGCGTATGTCCCTTCCAGAAGACCATGCCTGGGCCCTCCTACTAG
- the LOC103869407 gene encoding putative 57 kDa heat shock protein, translating to MAAVPEGYYESTNPFLVHGPRGFEEFKLLEGFGMYVRMDFPGVPEECVRISLDPAKKSLAVYADAPKVHRYDLAQRKYLSVIETVCRCCVFDRFTYQMSDGVLRLHLSKSNIDPRRSSCIEFKYSAFGEDISGNDMDESYESKQLEDGNLYVRLDMPGVPKDNFTVSVANGKVNVTGQAPALSHDSGSRLYSADVVMLSGPVDFPSHRVKTIIKNGVIRLLVPPV from the exons ATGGCCGCCGTCCCTGAAGGATATTACGAATCCACAAACCCGTTTCTTGTTCACGGGCCAAGAGGGTTTGAGGAGTTCAAGTTGCTTGAGGGTTTTGGCATGTACGTGAGGATGGACTTTCCAGGCGTTCCGGAGGAGTGCGTGAGGATTTCTCTAGACCCGGCGAAGAAATCTTTGGCTGTCTACGCAGATGCTCCAAAGGTCCACAGATACGACCTCGCTCAACGGAAGTACCTCTCCGTCATCGAAACCGTCTGCAGATGCTGCGTGTTCGACCGCTTCACTTACCAAATGTCAGACGGTGTTTTAAGGCTTCATCTCTCCAAGTCTAACATCGATCCACGTCGCTCTTCCTGCATCG AGTTTAAATATTCTGCTTTCGGAGAAg ATATCTCTGGCAATGACATGGACGAGTCGTATGAGTCGAAGCAGCTCGAAGACGGCAATTTATACGTGCGTTTAGACATGCCAGGCGTTCCCAAGGACAACTTCACTGTCTCAGTGGCTAACGGCAAAGTAAACGTGACTGGTCAAGCTCCTGCTCTTAGCCACGACTCAGGTTCTCGGTTGTACTCTGCTGACGTGGTTATGCTCTCCGGTCCTGTCGACTTTCCTAGCCATCGGGTCAAAACCATCATCAAGAACGGTGTCATCCGACTCCTCGTCCCTCCCGTTTGA
- the LOC108870701 gene encoding uncharacterized protein LOC108870701 — protein MGIMKSCFVFTMGTAYGVYVAQNYNVPDVKKLTNTVRVILEHIEENYRKPKKDDVV, from the coding sequence ATGGGGATAATGAAGAGCTGCTTCGTGTTCACGATGGGAACGGCTTATGGTGTATACGTTGCACAGAATTACAACGTTCCCGATGTAAAGAAGCTGACGAACACTGTTCGCGTCATCCTCGAGCACATCGAAGAGAATTATCGGAAACCCAAGAAGGACGATGttgtttga
- the LOC103869416 gene encoding putative 57 kDa heat shock protein isoform X1 → MAAVPLPAVPQSPEGFYAINNEFLMNGPKGFQEFKILENDIMFVRMDFPGVPEDGVSVTLDQSKTLVSVSAKAPRFHTHDLSHRNYFIITGLGCGCCEISGFTYHMTDGVLRLHLSKTNILHPQLPSCTSFLGGIRFKGDGDLSGCPHRLPYNRNPYHPALTGPVLMRHPNVAEGTAMAYESKQLENGSLYVRLDMPGVPKDNFNVSVSSGRVKVTGQAPAVSHDSDGRFYSGDVAMLSAPIDVPSRPIKTIIKDGVIRLFIPSV, encoded by the exons ATGGCCGCCGTTCCTCTTCCTGCCGTCCCTCAGTCTCCCG AAGGGTTTTACGCAATCAACAACGAGTTTCTCATGAATGGGCCAAAAGGGTTTCAGGAGTTCAAAATTCTTGAGAACGACATCATGTTCGTGAGAATGGATTTTCCCGGCGTTCCAGAAGATGGCGTTAGTGTTACTCTTGATCAGTCCAAGACACTTGTGAGTGTCAGCGCCAAGGCACCCAGGTTCCATACACACGACTTGTCTCACCGGAACTACTTCATCATCACCGGACTCGGATGCGGATGCTGCGAGATCTCCGGCTTCACCTACCACATGACCGACGGTGTTCTCAGGCTTCATCTCTCCAAGACTAACATCCTCCATCCTCAACTCCCTTCCTGCACCT CGTTCCTCGGTGGCATACGTTTCAAAGGAGATGGtg ATCTCAGTGGATGTCCTCATAGGCTTCCCTATAACAGGAATCCCTATC ACCCGGCTTTAACGGGTCCGGTGTTGATGCGTCACCCGAATGTGGCTGAAGGAACGGCTATGGCTTATGAGTCAAAGCAGCTCGAGAACGGCAGCCTATACGTGCGTTTAGACATGCCAGGTGTTCCCAAAGACAACTTCAACGTCTCCGTTTCGAGCGGGAGAGTGAAGGTGACTGGTCAAGCTCCTGCCGTTAGCCATGACTCCGATGGTCGCTTCTACTCTGGTGACGTGGCTATGCTTTCTGCTCCTATAGACGTTCCTAGCCGTCCGATCAAAACTATCATCAAGGATGGTGTCATTCGCCTCTTCATCCCTTCCGTTTGA
- the LOC103869437 gene encoding uncharacterized protein LOC103869437, with the protein MNVNMFEKMDKREGKRTREEQEHVMAMKDPPPAFNACFTLFTHSINFLLTTNTPSLSSLLLHSINISYHLDLISQYSHSRNREVMPCSVRSGFKMVFCFVFLLLSSNIGCANARRLGLHKHHHKIHHKVASLVQDVVNGGGRKRLLGGVETGGEVVVMDYPQPHRKPPIHNEKA; encoded by the coding sequence ATGAATGTGAATATGTTTGAAAAAATGGACAAGAGAGAAGGTAAAAGAACAAGAGAGGAACAAGAGCATGTTATGGCAATGAAGGACCCCCCACCTGCATTCAATGCTTGTTTTACTCTCTTTACTCACTCCATTAACTTTCTTCTCACTACAAATACTCCTtccctctcttctcttctcttacaCTCCATAAACATTTCATACCATCTTGATCTCATCTCTCAATATAGTCACAGTAGAAATAGAGAAGTTATGCCTTGCTCTGTGAGGAGTGGATTCAAGATGGTGTTCTGTTTCGTTTTTCTGCTTTTGTCATCCAATATTGGATGTGCTAATGCTCGTCGTTTAGGGCTTCACAAGCATCATCACAAGATTCATCACAAGGTTGCTTCCTTGGTACAAGATGTTGTCAATGGTGGAGGAAGGAAGAGGTTATTGGGTGGAGTGGAGACAGGGGGAGAAGTAGTGGTCATGGATTATCCTCAGCCTCATCGTAAGCCTCCCATCCACAACGAGAAGGCTTAA